GGGCCATTTCCTGGTCGCTCACCCGAGCAAGGCTACGGCCTGTGCCGGGGCTGGCAGCTTGGTGCGTAAGGGCGACATCGTTGCCTTTCTTCAAGTTGGGCCGCTACTTTTTCCGGTCAGATCGGATGTCGACGGCACCATCGATAGCATTCTCGTAGAGCCCCAGACGCTCGTTGAATACGCGACGCCTCTGTTTAGCCTTTCACCAGTTCGGAGTCTTTAAATGAAAACCATCGATCTTAACTCCGACATGGGCGAAAGCTTCGGCCCATACACCATGGGTGACGACGCTGCTCTGCTGGAGATCGTAACCTCGGCCAACGTCGCCTGCGGTTTTCATGCCGGTGATCCCCTGGTTATGCGCGACACCGTCACCAAGGCAATCAGCGAGCAGGTGGATATCGGCGCGCATCCGGGTTTCATGGACTTATGGGGGTTCGGGCGTCGGCAGATTCCTGGCCAGCGCCCCGAGGACGTCGAGCAGATCATCGCCTACCAGATCGGCGCGCTACAGGCCGTGGCCAGGATGCACGGCGCACGGGTCACCCACTTCAAGGCCCATGGTGCATTGGGCAACATGGCGGCGGTCGATGAGGATCTTTCCATGGCCATCGTCAATGCCGTAAAGGGCGTCGCGCCCGAACTGATCTTCGTGATTCCCCCCTACAGTCTGACCGAGCGAGTCGCTGAGCGGGCAGGACTCAAGGTAGCCAGGGAGATCTTCGCCGACCGCGCTTACGATGACAGCGGCTACCTTCTTTCCCGAAAGCTGCCTGGTGCGGTGATCCATGATCCAGATATCGCAGCGCAGCGGGTTGTGGATATGGTTGAGAGCAAC
The window above is part of the Pseudomonas oryzihabitans genome. Proteins encoded here:
- a CDS encoding LamB/YcsF family protein; translated protein: MKTIDLNSDMGESFGPYTMGDDAALLEIVTSANVACGFHAGDPLVMRDTVTKAISEQVDIGAHPGFMDLWGFGRRQIPGQRPEDVEQIIAYQIGALQAVARMHGARVTHFKAHGALGNMAAVDEDLSMAIVNAVKGVAPELIFVIPPYSLTERVAERAGLKVAREIFADRAYDDSGYLLSRKLPGAVIHDPDIAAQRVVDMVESNTITTVSGKKLPVLIDSICVHGDSAESVAMAARVKAELQSNGWQLEPLSRRQAFA
- a CDS encoding acetyl-CoA carboxylase biotin carboxyl carrier protein → MNFSEIREICQCFAKSQLSEIEYRDSHSSLRLLQDAAAKPVASSPVSVTPVMALPTVSTAMLIKSPQVGHFLVAHPSKATACAGAGSLVRKGDIVAFLQVGPLLFPVRSDVDGTIDSILVEPQTLVEYATPLFSLSPVRSL